CTGTTCCAGGGCCTGGAGTCGTCCTATCAGAAAGCTCTGCAAGCTCACCTGAGGAGCGGAGACAGTCCCATGTCGCTGCCCGCCTCCgaccgctcctcctcctcttcccagGAGAGCCTCAAGTGAGAAagcccctccccctcttcttctgtcAATTCCAGAAGTTCTGTGTCGTTTGTCTCCTGAGGTGTCTTCATTGTCTCGTTGTCTCCACAGTCGACCTCTGTCTGTGAAAAGCAGCGTTGGAAGCAGCACAAACAGATGTAAACACTCTTATCGCTCATATTTACGTCAAAGATAAAACGTCTACAAGTTTTCTTCTGACTTTATCATCTCGCGTCTTTCAGCCAAACCTGCCCACGGCTCCAGGACGTCTGCCGCAGCGCCATCTCCCGGCTCGCTCCAACGCTCTCGCAGCGACGTGGATGTCAACGCCGCCGCCACCGCCACGGCTCGCACCAGGATGCCCGCCGTGCCGTCGTCCTCTTCTCCCTTCGGCTCGGCCTCGGCCCTCCCCCCTGGATCCTACGCTTCGCTGGGTGAGACGCCAAAGCTTCATTTCCCTGTCGACCAGCTTCTGTGAAAACTCCGGAGTTTTAGTCTTTGGAGTGTTAGCGAGCAAATTGAAAAATCATGCCGATAATTAGAAGCAGAGCTCAAATCAACTTTTGAATGGATACGGTTTAATTTAATAaggttctttcttggctcgTGTCCTATTCCTCCACCAAGTCTTCTGGAAATCTGTTGACAACTgaacaaagaattaaaaaaaggacaagtGTGGAGACGCAACGTCTTTGACGGGGACGATccgtcttcttcttcgtctgttTTGAAGCTGTCCAGGTTGTGGTTGTTTGCCAGCTGAGCTCTGTGCATCACTTTCATCCTCTCGctcaaaaataaacatctaaCTTCTTTGAGAAGCTTCCGTGCAGCGGATCAGAACCCATGACCGGGCTCGTGtcctcatttattattatttaatttgttatttcattGTGGGACACTTAATATAATCACTGGGATGTTTGTGCAGTCGAGTCTCGTCCTTATCCAAATATCAGGTGACACATTCACAGCCTGCAGGAAGTCAGATTTACGCCCGTCTCACCCTGTTCACCTCTTCCTCAAACATACCTGGAGACTAACCTCTTGACCCCCGACCCCTAACCCTTGTTGTGTCTCTCCCGGGCCCGCCCACCGGTCAGACGGCTCGTGGTCTGTTAATGCAGACGGTAAGCTGTGCGGGGAATGAtccgtgccccccccccctgctgtgTTCCTATCCCCTCATCAGCCCTGTAATTGTCTGTGATGGGCGTGTCAGTGCATGGACTGTCTACGCATGGTGTTACCGTGAcgtctctgtccatctctgtccAACCGCTGGTTAGAGACGGAGAAAACAAGTGGTTGGAGATCAGTCGTCAATTTAACAGACGACAGGAGAAACTTACTAAATGAATCATCgtctgtgtttcaggttttTCAGTCATCGTCAGTGACGCTggtgtttctgtctttcatctctgtctgtcctctgtctcagGTCTTTCAGTCTCGTGTCTCTGCATGACCAAAGTGTGGAGAGTGTCCTTTCTAAACCAGCAGCAGCGTGTTTGAATATGACGTCTTTTTCctcgtcctctcctcttcaggtCGAGTACGAACCCGCAGGACGAGTTCAGGAAACGGTCCGTCCGTGACAGACAGCCGCGGTCGGAGCCGAGGGAAGGTCGTTTCACAGTCCCAACGTGAGTCGCTCCTGCctcttgtgtctttttttaGATTTCTACGTTCTCGCTCAGTAGATCTGAAGTACTTCCCTCTGTGTTTCAGCCGGCAGTCGCTCAGGTTCTCCGGGTCGACTTCTGAGCTCCACGTACGGCAGACTCCCGAGACCGACGATGGGCTCCGCTGCCGCCAACGCCGCCTCCAGCGGCCTGACAGACAAGAGTCGACCTCGAGGTCACCGCAGCCAGGGCTGCAGCCGAGAGACCAGCCCCACCAGATCAGGCATGGGTGAGGACGGTGGATGAAAACACTGCAACACGGAAACATTTCAAACCGATCGCAACGTCTTCGAACGCAAACGTCTCGTTGAGTTGAAGCACCTGAAggaagagaagctgcagattaagaatttcatgttgCGGCTGAAAGGAACGAACATTAAATCAGAAGTTAGAAACTGAGATAGAATCCAGAATAAACCGGGAGGCGAGAGAAGAAGTTTCAGTTGTGACTTAACGAACTGCAGCTTTAGTTACAGTGGCAGCGGAGTCTGAACTAATCTGAGTTGTaatgtgatatttaaatatatttactcGGACGAAAACtcttttaaattaaagatgAATCAATCGAGCAAATCATCTTTGCAGATTTTAGTGTCAGAAAGACTTCCTGACACATCTGTAGATTTATTAACATCTGGAGAAGAAGGGGTGACCGCTCTCACTCCTCCTTAAATGTGAGTTCAGACTTTAGTTGTAGTTTCTTCCTGAGGACGACTTGCACACGCTAACACTCCGGGTTCCTGTTCCTCGCACTAACGCTCAACCTGCCGCCACCCGAGTCTCACGCTCCCTCTTCTCCTGCCTGACTAATGTCTAATGCAGAGCTGGATGTGCTACGAGCTAAACTGTCCTCCTGcactgctgtctgtctgtctgtctgtctgtctgtctgtctcacctctccaGCCCGGAGTCGAATCCCCCGACCGAGCATGAGTCAGGGCTGCAGCCGCGAAACCAGTCGCGAGAGCAGCCGCGACACCAGCCCAGCCCGGGGTTTCTCCCCCCTGGGTGAGTATGGTCCTGACGTTCCCCAATGAATCCCACTTCTCTCAGCGGAGGAGAGAACAACATctggaaacagagacagatgtgtAGAGCTGATGTTTCTCTAACGTTAAGCAGGAATCAGAATAATCATCTAAAGCGAATTAATAAATTCACGCATCGCCCTGGATCGATCGTATCTTCTGGTGAAGAGACGCTGACGgatgtttttatctgtctcACCTCACCTTTAATTCCTCATCACGAATTCTCTGGCTTCCACTTCCAATCAACTTTTAAAATCGTAAACAGCGCCGCCCATTCCAAAGAGTTCTTTCCTGTCCCTCCCTCAACTTTACTGGACCCTCGTCTTCCTGCACGTGTCTCTGCCTTGCTCTGTTGTAACTCTCTGTTCTGCTAATGATCTCAGATCAGTGTTGAAATAATCAGTCGTTTCTGTATCGCCATAACAACAGTCGTGTTTCCTCCTCCAGCGACTCGCCGTCACTCCCGCTCAACCAGCGCTCTGTCCTCGGCAGAGTGTTACTCAGGTGACGTCTCCACGGATCCACTCCGTCCGCCAGATAGAATGAAAAGACTCATAAACGTTGATTCGGTTGAATTCATCTTCGTGCATCTGGCTGACGGAGTCGTCTGCTTCTTCACGCATGACCAACATCGCCCTCTAGTGGGAAACAATCACCAGACAGATGCTGTTGAATCGTTAACGTTGGTTAACCGGTGAAAAACACAGAACTTGTTGTTGGTTGTTTCTTACTTATGTCACtcacctgcagggggcgacaCCACATCTGCCTGCTTGTCACGATTATAAAATATAAGTTGCTGCGACGGTTTGTAGAAAAAATGAAActtgttttgaaatgtgaagACAAAATCTTTCGTTCGCAGCTTTTTTGCCtgatctttttcttttgctttcaaTATTAAATGCAGTTGATCGTTTTCTGGCTGTTTTGTGATTAGAACGAGTTTTACTTTCTCATTGTtcactgaatgtttttaattgacgtagtttactttttttttttagtaatgtCACTTTTCTCAAACACGTCAGTTTCTTTTCAACAAAACCTCATTAACGAGGTCAGACATTCACCCGGGACCCTTCACTCGTTCTGGTCACGATAACTTCCCATGTTCCGGCTTCGCATCTTCACAGTTGAGTTTCGTCCTCTTGTCTCTCTCGTCCTCACCCGCTCATGTgcgtttttttaaacttttttcagACCGACTGTCCCATCAGGCTCGGATCTCGGCCTCCGTCGACGCCATGAGAATCCTCAACACCGGCACCGAGGTGGAGGCTGCCGTAGCAGACGCTCTGGTGAGAATTCAGACTTATTTCTCCGAAACAAAGAAATCGAAACGACGTGTCTGCTGATGTTGTTGACGTCGTCTCCTCTGTGTTCTCCCCGGACTCTGTGAACTCCAGCTCTTAGGAGACTCCAGGAGTAAGGTACATTAACTCTGGACTCGCTCCGTCCTCTCCCTGCATGTAGAGCATGAGCTTCCAACTCTGACCCCTTCAACACACAGAGATCTGACTCAGACTGaagctgtttcctcctgttaGCGTAGTGCATgtgaaaatgtctctgtgtaAATGAAGTGTCACCTGCACGTCTCTGTAGCTGCACGTCTCTGTAGCTGCACGTCTCTGTAGCTGCACGTCGAAGCCTCTGGTCGTAGCATGTCTGCTGTTGTCTGACGTTACTCTTCGGTTTTGTCCGCGAcgcctcactctctctcctctcctctcgatCAGCGGAGGCCGGTGCGGCGGCGCTTCGAGTCGCCGGGCATGTACTCAGACGACGACGCCAACAGCGACGCCTCCAGCGCCTGCTCGGAGCGCTCGTACAGCTCGCGCAACGGCGGCATGGGGCCGCACTACCTGCGCCAGACGGAGGACGTGGCGGAGGTGCTGAACCACTGCGCCAGCGCCAACTGgtcagagaggaaggaggggctTCTGGGGCTGCAGAACCTCCTCAAGAGCCAGAGGATGCTCAGGTGGGAACATGGTGGAACCTTCACATCAGTCAGCGTCTGTCCTGTACTTTTCAGCGAGTGACGGTGATTGACCGTGGTTCTCGTTTTGTGTCCGACAGCCGCGTGGAGCTGAAGAGACTCTGTGAGATCTTCACCAGGATGTTCGCAGACCCTCACAGTAAGGTGAGATCCAGCGGTGTGCTGGCGTCAGGCAGAAGAATAATCCTCGGGATCGTCTCACAGTTTGTGCTacgtgtgttttctctcactcGTCAGAACTAACGGACAAACTAAccgtgtgtttttctgttgcatGCCTCGTCGCTGCTGCGGACTCTAACACCAGAGAGTAAGTGTTGACTCACCTCCACCTTCTGCCGCTTCGTCCgaaacaaacacagtgaagaaCAACAACTTCTTTGTTCTTCCTTGGTTttgtttccttccctctctcctctcgtcttgCTCCTCCCGTCTGACGTCACCTTCCCATCATCCCTCTGTGCGTCTCAGGTCTTCAGCATGTTCCTGGAGACGCTGGTGGACTTCATCGTGCTGCACAGGGACGACCTGCAGGACTGGCTCTTCGTCCTGCTCACTCAGCTGCTGAAGAAGATGGGCGCCGACCTCCTGGGCTCCGTCCAGGCCAAAGTCCAGAAGGCTCTGGACATCACCAGGTGAGACCGGGCCTTCAGGATGAGTCCTAAAatcaaacaatttaaaaacgTCTGAGACCAGAACATCAAATCTTGTCCTGGTTTTACTCTCTGGGTTTTGTGTCTCCGCGCTGACTTGTACTTCCTGTGTCTCTTTACTTTTGTCCGTCTCCTCAGGGAGTCGTTCCCGTACGAGCAGCAGTTCAACATCTTGATGCGTTTCATCGTGGATCAGACGCAGACTCCAAACCTGAAAGTGAAGGTGGCCATCCTGCGCTATATCGAGGCTCTGGCTCGCCAGATGGATCCGTCCGACTTCGTCAACTCCAGCGAGACGCGCCTCGCCGTCTCACGCATCATCACCTGGACCACCGAGCCCAAGAGCTCCGACGTCCGCAAGGTAGGCGGTCGGACGGCGTGGAGCTCCAGCGCCACCTCCAGAACAAACCTCCCTCCTGTCACCTTATGTCTCGAATCTGTGTTCCTTTGTTTGCtaagtttagttttttgttcCCACGTTTTGTTCCAATTGCCATTTGTCGTCCACCGAACCCCCAGACCCTTCACAACTGGGCAGGGGAGGATTTCTCAGGCCGACCCAGCACTGTGGCCTCTCTGCCCGGGGAGGGTAACCTGGAGGAGAGGTGCAAGCAGGTAGAAACTCCATCGACCTGCACGGCCGGGGCTCGTAACCCGCTCTAACCCGGCGAGCGGCTGCCGCTCTGCAGACCCCGACATCTGCTCTGTCGGTTtcacagagagaatgaaaataaCCCGAGGAGTGGGCGAGCTGTGTGAACGCTTCTCTAACCGCTCGAAAACTTTCTCAGCGATGGGAGTGAGTCGCTCTCTGCGGTTGAATCAAGACGATGATGAGTCGAGGATTTGAATGTGTCAGTTTGTGCATGAACGCTGAGTCTGTGCAGATTTAACTCGACTGATCtcgaacaaaaagaaaacttacgTTTCTTCTCCAAAACGTTTTtgcatgattttcttttttcagaaacttttttaattttcctgAAGAAAACTTGAagcagaaacatttattttccagctTTTGCTTAAcgaactttttgtttttgaggcAAACATCAACGATCTGCATGTGCACGGCAACAGATGTGCTTCTTAACATGAAACTTTCAAATATTTGACCTTGGAGGTTAAATATTCCGTCAAGGTTTTTAACCTGCGTCACAAAATGTCACTTCTGTGTTTCTGGTTCATTAATAAGAATCAAGGAAATGTTTGGGGGATGGTCGGATCATTTGATATTAGATTTGAATCCTGTGTTAAGATGGAGTCGTGTCTCACGGCACAACAGTGATCGACCGTCTCCGTCTCCATGGGACAGAATCGCTCCGATTCAAATGCTGTTGAAATAATTCAGTTATGGACAAATTATCTGTTTCACAGCAGCGGCCAAACAGGAAGAAACAGGAGGAAGTCGTGGAGATAAAacatgtgacctgtgtgtgtgtgtgtgtgtgtgtgcaggcggCCCAGGTTGTGTTGATCGCTCTGTTTGAGTTGAACACTCCTGAGTTCACGATGCTGCTCGGAGCTCTGCCCAAAACCTTCCAGGACGGGACGACCAAGCTGCTGCACAACCACCTGAGGAACGCCAGCGCCAACAGCGGCATCGTCATGGTagtgctctcacacacacacacacacacacacacacacacacacacacacacacacgtgatcaATGCTCAATATGAGTTTTTTATGATGTGATTTCcagatgtggtgtgtgtgtgtgtgtgtaaatccaGTCGTGCACTTTGTCGATCTGCAGGCTTCTCCCAGTAACTCGATGGGTCGGACTCCTCCTCGACAGCCCGGCAGCCGCAGCAGTCCGCTGACCTCGCCCACCAACTGCTCCCACGGAGGACTCTCCCCCAGGTGCTCCGCAGAAACGCTCCCCCTCCCACAACCTGAATGTAAAGTCAGACCCTGGGATCTAAAGCTTCAACAGGCTGCAGCTCATAACAGACTAACCTCTCGACTACCGTCTCTGGTTAAAGCAGGAGATAAACTCAAGTATAGTTTAAATATCAACTTTTATTCTGCGTTGGAAGTTTTTATTGACACTAGAATCAAATGAATAGTTTTTTTGCTGTGACTAAAGTTTTGAACAGTTTGGTGGGGGTGGAGTTCTCCACCTGCTCGTACTAACACCGACTGAGAACTTCTCCTTTTATTCCCACTTTCCTCATGTTTCTATTTCCTCTCTTCcgtctcctctttcttctcctcttcctcgcccTCCTTCCTCCCCGGCCGGCTGCAGTCGGTTGTTGGGTTGGAGCGCAGATGGTCTCTCCAAGTTCCCTCCTCCACCCTTcccctcttcccctcttcctccacccACTGCCCACTCCTCCCTCAAGGCCCTGCGGCGAGCTTACTCACCCAGGTAACCCCACCCCCttttacctcctcctcttcctcctcctctccctccgtcCTCTGGGGTTTCACAGTCAGACTGTAAGAACTTTGACGCACTGTGGAACCTCGGACTCACTCACTCGTCTGTCTTCACTCCTGCTTCGCTGCTGCCTCCATCTGCTCAAACTGTCGTTTCCTGTCCATgtgctcacttcctgtttctcctcctgcttcctTTGTCTCTGAACTAAAAACCGTCGTCAGGTGAGaacgtgtgtctctgtgctgtgactcACCTGTTTGCCTCCACCTGCGTCAGTGTGCCAACATGCACGGTCATGCACGTGCACCGTACTGTGCCGGACTGTGGAACGCAGCAGTGCACGGATTCAAAAAACAACCTGGAGGATGTGCTGAAGTTTGTGAACCGCTTCCTGTATCCATGACGACCTTTAAACCCTCACGAACCTTCACAAAGAAACATCTGGACCCAGATTTATAATCTGAGCAGATTCATCGAGTGACTCAGTGTCTCCTGCACTATGACGTCACCGTCATCAGACTTTATATTCAACATTAAACCGAATCTGTGAAATGATTTCTGATGGTTTCTAGGTTGTGACACCAGGGGGTGCTGTTTCACCACTAAATATTAGAACATTAGATTTTCTGGAAATCATAGAATGATCTCAGGAACGTTGACAGAACGTCAGAGCAGTTCCATCCACATCCTCCGCAGCACCAGAGGTTAGCTTCGTCCTCTAACCTCCGAGGATGAACGTCCTCGTTAGATCGTccaataactgtgtgtgtgtctctaccCCCCCCCTCTGCAGCATGCTGGAGTACGACAGCGAGAACCTGAACTCAGAGGAGATCTACAGCTCCCTGCGCGGCGTCACCGAGGCCATCCAGAACTTCAGCTTCCGCAGCCAAGAGGACCTGATGGAGCCGCTGAGGAGGGACGGCAAGAGGGACGTCACGGTGAGCGGGGGAGTTAGTGAATAAGGTTAATGTgcaacgagagagagaaaaggaaagtggatgaaagcagagacaaagacagaatcAAAGAAACTGTTGACGATTCGTTTCTACTTTGAGGACGAGAAGAAGACGATCAGAAACTTTTATATCTAACAACTCTGTCAaattcttttcttctctcttcagtCCGGGGTCGGGTCGTCCTCGGACTCCGACCCGGTGGAGGGCGGACGCACGGCTCTGGACAACAAGACGTCTCTGCTGAACACTCCCTCGCCTCGATCCTTTGCCGGCCCGCGTTTCCGTGACTACAATCCGTACAACTACACGGACGGCATCAGCACGCTGGACAAAGCCGCCCTGAAGGAGGCGCTGTACGAGGACGCCGTGGAGCAGCTGCGAGATGGTCAGGCTTCAGTTGTTCTTGTGTTTCCATcttcagtttgttgtgttgtgtgttctaagttgtgttctctctctctctctctcacaggccGCCGACAAGAAAGTGTTGAAAACAAGATCCTGAACCCGAAAACCTTCCCTGGTAAAGACACGAGATGTTTCAGAGTCCAGATGTTTCAGAGTCCAGATGTTCAGGCAGCTTCATTTGAACCTTTGTCACGTCTGAGGACACTCTGATGTGTAGACGCTCTTTTTGTCCTCCTGTGGTTGACCTTTGCCCTCCACCCTCAGCGGGACCTGCCGAGCAGCTGGAGCTGGTGGGCGAGCTGCTGAAGGAGCTCTCTCAGGGCCAGGCCGGGGAGCGGGGCCCCGAGGAGCGACGGCAGacgctgctggagctgctgaaggTGGCCCGAGAGGACAGCCTGGTGGTGTGGGAGGAGCACTTCAAgaccatgctgctgctgctgctggagacgcTCGGAGACAAAGACGTAAGACGCTCTTCAGGTGATTGTAAAAACGTCCTCTGAGTGGTTCTGAACCGCCTCCTCTCTCGCAGCACACCATCCGAGCTCTGGCGCTGAGAGTCCTGAAGGAGATCCTGAGGAACCAGCCGGCCCGCTTCAAGAACTACGCCGAGCTGACCATCATGAAGACGCTGGAGGCTCACAAGGACTCGCACAAAGAGGTTTGGATCATTCTCTCTGAGCGATTCCCTCTAATCTGCTCCGTCTAACTCCAACCCTCTGTTGAAGGTGGTGCGGGCGGCCGAGGAGGCGGCGTCCACGCTGGCGGGGTCCATCCCCCCGGAGCAGTGCATCAAGGTCCTGTGTCCCATCGTGCAGACGGCGGATTACCCCATCAACCTGGCCGCCATTAAGATGCAGACCAGGGCCATCGAACGCATCACCAAGGAGCCGCTGCACCAGCTGCTGCCGGACATCATCCCGGGACTCCTGCAGGTGAGACGCTCGTTCCGTCTTCATGCGTGTTCTCCGTACATTCAGTGTTTGTTGCCGTGTTCCACCGAGTCGTCTCGTCCGCAGGGCTACGACAACACGGAGAGCAGCGTGAGGAAGGCCAGCGTCTTCTGCCTGGTGGCCATCTACTCTGTGATCGGCGAGGAGCTGAAGCCTTACCTGGCTCAGCTGACCGGCAGCAAGGTCAGTCCCAGATCTTCGTTCTCACACTCGATGAAGAACAAACCTCAGAGTTGTGTTCGACCTTTAAGCTTCTTCCTGTTTCAGATGAAGCTCCTGAACCTCTACATCAAACGAGCTCAGACGACCaccagcaacagcagcagctcctccgaCATCTCCTCCTACTGATCCCTGAG
The genomic region above belongs to Paralichthys olivaceus isolate ysfri-2021 chromosome 24, ASM2471397v2, whole genome shotgun sequence and contains:
- the LOC109647064 gene encoding CLIP-associating protein 1-B-like isoform X4, which gives rise to MEEDEEVVAVSMDYLLEQAMHKDLGRRLQVGPEIMELILDQERCPELEQDQGSVDRMVDAVASSWVNSSNFKVVLLGMDILSSLVTRLQERFRTQVGTVLPSLIDRLGDAKDQVRDQDQALLLKIMDQAANPQYVWERMMGGFKHKNNRTREGLCLCLISTLNVFGSQSLTLSKIVPHICNLLGDPTSQVRDGAMSCLVEIYRHVGERVRMDLGKKGLPQSRLNVIFSKFDEVQRSGNMVLSPVSDKNFEDDDSVDGVRSSSSSKGASQSGKKTVSMGSFRRPPSASSAKSAGRDGSAAGALDEEYFIQAFEDVPTMQIYSNREVDEAMTKIRDVLSDDKRDWELRVAALRKVRSLVLAGAPEFDGFLQQLRLMEAAFKLSAKDLRSQVVREACITLGHLSLVLGSRFDHAAEAVMPILLNLVPNSAKIMATSGVAAIRLILRHTHYPRLIPIITSNCVSKSVAVRRRCFEFLDLLLQEWQTSSLERHGAVLTETIKKGIHDADAEARSVARKCYWSFHGHFSREAEQLFQGLESSYQKALQAHLRSGDSPMSLPASDRSSSSSQESLNRPLSVKSSVGSSTNRSKPAHGSRTSAAAPSPGSLQRSRSDVDVNAAATATARTRMPAVPSSSSPFGSASALPPGSYASLDGSWSVNADGRVRTRRTSSGNGPSVTDSRGRSRGKVVSQSQPGSRSGSPGRLLSSTYGRLPRPTMGSAAANAASSGLTDKSRPRGHRSQGCSRETSPTRSGMARSRIPRPSMSQGCSRETSRESSRDTSPARGFSPLDRLSHQARISASVDAMRILNTGTEVEAAVADALLLGDSRSKRRPVRRRFESPGMYSDDDANSDASSACSERSYSSRNGGMGPHYLRQTEDVAEVLNHCASANWSERKEGLLGLQNLLKSQRMLSRVELKRLCEIFTRMFADPHSKVFSMFLETLVDFIVLHRDDLQDWLFVLLTQLLKKMGADLLGSVQAKVQKALDITRESFPYEQQFNILMRFIVDQTQTPNLKVKVAILRYIEALARQMDPSDFVNSSETRLAVSRIITWTTEPKSSDVRKTLHNWAGEDFSGRPSTVASLPGEGNLEERCKQAAQVVLIALFELNTPEFTMLLGALPKTFQDGTTKLLHNHLRNASANSGIVMASPSNSMGRTPPRQPGSRSSPLTSPTNCSHGGLSPSRLLGWSADGLSKFPPPPFPSSPLPPPTAHSSLKALRRAYSPSMLEYDSENLNSEEIYSSLRGVTEAIQNFSFRSQEDLMEPLRRDGKRDVTSGVGSSSDSDPVEGGRTALDNKTSLLNTPSPRSFAGPRFRDYNPYNYTDGISTLDKAALKEALYEDAVEQLRDGRRQESVENKILNPKTFPAGPAEQLELVGELLKELSQGQAGERGPEERRQTLLELLKVAREDSLVVWEEHFKTMLLLLLETLGDKDHTIRALALRVLKEILRNQPARFKNYAELTIMKTLEAHKDSHKEVVRAAEEAASTLAGSIPPEQCIKVLCPIVQTADYPINLAAIKMQTRAIERITKEPLHQLLPDIIPGLLQGYDNTESSVRKASVFCLVAIYSVIGEELKPYLAQLTGSKMKLLNLYIKRAQTTTSNSSSSSDISSY
- the LOC109647064 gene encoding CLIP-associating protein 1-B-like isoform X9, producing MEEDEEVVAVSMDYLLEQAMHKDLGRRLQVGPEIMELILDQERCPELEQDQGSVDRMVDAVASSWVNSSNFKVVLLGMDILSSLVTRLQERFRTQVGTVLPSLIDRLGDAKDQVRDQDQALLLKIMDQAANPQYVWERMMGGFKHKNNRTREGLCLCLISTLNVFGSQSLTLSKIVPHICNLLGDPTSQVRDGAMSCLVEIYRHVGERVRMDLGKKGLPQSRLNVIFSKFDEVQRSGNMVLSPVSDKNFEDDDSVDGVRSSSSSKGASQSGKKTVSMGSFRRPPSASSAKSAGRDGSAAGALDEEYFIQAFEDVPTMQIYSNREVDEAMTKIRDVLSDDKRDWELRVAALRKVRSLVLAGAPEFDGFLQQLRLMEAAFKLSAKDLRSQVVREACITLGHLSLVLGSRFDHAAEAVMPILLNLVPNSAKIMATSGVAAIRLILRHTHYPRLIPIITSNCVSKSVAVRRRCFEFLDLLLQEWQTSSLERHGAVLTETIKKGIHDADAEARSVARKCYWSFHGHFSREAEQLFQGLESSYQKALQAHLRSGDSPMSLPASDRSSSSSQESLNRPLSVKSSVGSSTNRSKPAHGSRTSAAAPSPGSLQRSRSDVDVNAAATATARTRMPAVPSSSSPFGSASALPPGSYASLDGSWSVNADGRVRTRRTSSGNGPSVTDSRGRSRGKVVSQSQPGSRSGSPGRLLSSTYGRLPRPTMGSAAANAASSGLTDKSRPRGHRSQGCSRETSPTRSGMDRLSHQARISASVDAMRILNTGTEVEAAVADALLLGDSRSKRRPVRRRFESPGMYSDDDANSDASSACSERSYSSRNGGMGPHYLRQTEDVAEVLNHCASANWSERKEGLLGLQNLLKSQRMLSRVELKRLCEIFTRMFADPHSKVFSMFLETLVDFIVLHRDDLQDWLFVLLTQLLKKMGADLLGSVQAKVQKALDITRESFPYEQQFNILMRFIVDQTQTPNLKVKVAILRYIEALARQMDPSDFVNSSETRLAVSRIITWTTEPKSSDVRKTLHNWAGEDFSGRPSTVASLPGEGNLEERCKQAAQVVLIALFELNTPEFTMLLGALPKTFQDGTTKLLHNHLRNASANSGIVMASPSNSMGRTPPRQPGSRSSPLTSPTNCSHGGLSPSRLLGWSADGLSKFPPPPFPSSPLPPPTAHSSLKALRRAYSPSMLEYDSENLNSEEIYSSLRGVTEAIQNFSFRSQEDLMEPLRRDGKRDVTSGVGSSSDSDPVEGGRTALDNKTSLLNTPSPRSFAGPRFRDYNPYNYTDGISTLDKAALKEALYEDAVEQLRDGRRQESVENKILNPKTFPAGPAEQLELVGELLKELSQGQAGERGPEERRQTLLELLKVAREDSLVVWEEHFKTMLLLLLETLGDKDHTIRALALRVLKEILRNQPARFKNYAELTIMKTLEAHKDSHKEVVRAAEEAASTLAGSIPPEQCIKVLCPIVQTADYPINLAAIKMQTRAIERITKEPLHQLLPDIIPGLLQGYDNTESSVRKASVFCLVAIYSVIGEELKPYLAQLTGSKMKLLNLYIKRAQTTTSNSSSSSDISSY
- the LOC109647064 gene encoding CLIP-associating protein 1-like isoform X5, with the translated sequence MEEDEEVVAVSMDYLLEQAMHKDLGRRLQVGPEIMELILDQERCPELEQDQGSVDRMVDAVASSWVNSSNFKVVLLGMDILSSLVTRLQERFRTQVGTVLPSLIDRLGDAKDQVRDQDQALLLKIMDQAANPQYVWERMMGGFKHKNNRTREGLCLCLISTLNVFGSQSLTLSKIVPHICNLLGDPTSQVRDGAMSCLVEIYRHVGERVRMDLGKKGLPQSRLNVIFSKFDEVQRSGNMVLSPVSDKNFEDDDSVDGVRSSSSSKGASQSGKKTVSMGSFRRPPSASSAKSAGRDGSAAGALDEEYFIQAFEDVPTMQIYSNREVDEAMTKIRDVLSDDKRDWELRVAALRKVRSLVLAGAPEFDGFLQQLRLMEAAFKLSAKDLRSQVVREACITLGHLSLVLGSRFDHAAEAVMPILLNLVPNSAKIMATSGVAAIRLILRHTHYPRLIPIITSNCVSKSVAVRRRCFEFLDLLLQEWQTSSLERHGAVLTETIKKGIHDADAEARSVARKCYWSFHGHFSREAEQLFQGLESSYQKALQAHLRSGDSPMSLPASDRSSSSSQESLNRPLSVKSSVGSSTNRSKPAHGSRTSAAAPSPGSLQRSRSDVDVNAAATATARTRMPAVPSSSSPFGSASALPPGSYASLDGSWSVNADGRVRTRRTSSGNGPSVTDSRGRSRGKVVSQSQPGSRSGSPGRLLSSTYGRLPRPTMGSAAANAASSGLTDKSRPRGHRSQGCSRETSPTRSGMARSRIPRPSMSQGCSRETSRESSRDTSPARGFSPLDRLSHQARISASVDAMRILNTGTEVEAAVADALRRPVRRRFESPGMYSDDDANSDASSACSERSYSSRNGGMGPHYLRQTEDVAEVLNHCASANWSERKEGLLGLQNLLKSQRMLSRVELKRLCEIFTRMFADPHSKVFSMFLETLVDFIVLHRDDLQDWLFVLLTQLLKKMGADLLGSVQAKVQKALDITRESFPYEQQFNILMRFIVDQTQTPNLKVKVAILRYIEALARQMDPSDFVNSSETRLAVSRIITWTTEPKSSDVRKTLHNWAGEDFSGRPSTVASLPGEGNLEERCKQAAQVVLIALFELNTPEFTMLLGALPKTFQDGTTKLLHNHLRNASANSGIVMASPSNSMGRTPPRQPGSRSSPLTSPTNCSHGGLSPSRLLGWSADGLSKFPPPPFPSSPLPPPTAHSSLKALRRAYSPSMLEYDSENLNSEEIYSSLRGVTEAIQNFSFRSQEDLMEPLRRDGKRDVTSGVGSSSDSDPVEGGRTALDNKTSLLNTPSPRSFAGPRFRDYNPYNYTDGISTLDKAALKEALYEDAVEQLRDGRRQESVENKILNPKTFPAGPAEQLELVGELLKELSQGQAGERGPEERRQTLLELLKVAREDSLVVWEEHFKTMLLLLLETLGDKDHTIRALALRVLKEILRNQPARFKNYAELTIMKTLEAHKDSHKEVVRAAEEAASTLAGSIPPEQCIKVLCPIVQTADYPINLAAIKMQTRAIERITKEPLHQLLPDIIPGLLQGYDNTESSVRKASVFCLVAIYSVIGEELKPYLAQLTGSKMKLLNLYIKRAQTTTSNSSSSSDISSY